A window of Candidatus Omnitrophota bacterium contains these coding sequences:
- a CDS encoding PTS sugar transporter subunit IIA, whose product MELTVNDIIKTFRVSERTLKGWIGKKGAPCVKANEQYRFNYIELLDWALEKKIQLTPEVLALGEREGQDTSLVYQGLKAGGIHYNVPGGSREEIFKSIVDLLPLPPQLNKNSLWQMFSAREEMMSTAIGNGIAIPHVRNPVVLHVDHPSITLCFLKAPVDFKALDGKPVFILFTLLSPSVKKHLALLSRLAFCLQNTKLQELLHHQNSPEQILAEIRVLESKIAAA is encoded by the coding sequence ATGGAACTGACGGTCAATGATATCATCAAGACGTTCAGGGTGTCCGAGAGGACGCTGAAGGGTTGGATCGGGAAAAAGGGCGCGCCCTGTGTCAAGGCCAACGAGCAATACCGTTTTAATTATATTGAACTTCTGGATTGGGCGCTGGAGAAAAAGATCCAGCTGACCCCGGAAGTCCTGGCCCTCGGGGAGAGGGAAGGCCAGGATACGAGCCTTGTGTATCAGGGGTTGAAAGCCGGCGGCATCCATTATAATGTCCCCGGCGGCAGCCGGGAGGAAATTTTTAAGTCCATCGTTGATCTTTTACCCTTGCCGCCGCAGTTGAATAAAAATTCCCTTTGGCAGATGTTTAGCGCCAGGGAAGAAATGATGTCCACCGCCATCGGCAACGGCATCGCCATCCCCCATGTGCGCAATCCCGTTGTCCTGCACGTGGACCATCCTTCCATCACTTTGTGCTTCCTAAAAGCACCGGTGGATTTCAAGGCCCTGGACGGCAAGCCGGTTTTTATCCTGTTCACCCTTTTGAGCCCTTCGGTCAAGAAACATCTGGCCCTTTTAAGCCGGCTGGCGTTTTGTCTGCAAAATACCAAATTGCAGGAACTCCTGCATCATCAAAATTCCCCTGAGCAGATCTTGGCCGAGATCAGGGTGCTGGAATCAAAGATCGCTGCCGCCTGA